Proteins co-encoded in one Halococcoides cellulosivorans genomic window:
- a CDS encoding family 43 glycosylhydrolase, whose product MHGDPGAGGLSRRSMLARIGGATAALGGIGTATRSGVADETGGQFHNPTGPPGFGDVSVIEWSGTYYVYGTGRAFARSDDLVTWEPQGKAVDWDPDWHGDPEAGFWAPDVNRFDDRVYLYYSHSTWGSQDNPGIGVATADHPEGPFTDHGPVFRNEDLSQTNCIDSELVVLDGTPYLIWGSFFGIWGVELTPDGMDYVPGTAWQLAGDNREGAMLVRENDYFYLFCSTGHCCDGVESTYEIEVGRSESLFGPYRTRDGRDLRTIHDHHAGQAVLSPTEEFVGTGHNTAIRDAAGDWWMLYHIEALGDDPGRRLMVDRIRFDDADWPVVGCDGQPCREHPRPTVDSAPTGPDPIDGTVPRDLDGDGRYEDLSGDETLNFPDVNRLFQNIESASVQDHADAYDFSGDGTVDAQDVLALFESV is encoded by the coding sequence ATGCACGGGGATCCGGGCGCGGGGGGACTCAGTCGTCGGTCGATGCTGGCCCGAATAGGGGGCGCGACGGCGGCACTCGGGGGAATCGGGACGGCCACCCGATCGGGGGTGGCCGACGAGACCGGCGGGCAGTTCCACAATCCGACGGGCCCGCCGGGGTTCGGTGACGTCTCGGTGATCGAGTGGTCGGGCACGTACTACGTCTACGGCACCGGGCGGGCGTTCGCCCGGTCGGACGACCTGGTGACCTGGGAGCCACAGGGCAAGGCCGTCGACTGGGACCCCGACTGGCACGGCGACCCCGAGGCGGGTTTCTGGGCTCCCGACGTCAACCGTTTCGACGATCGCGTGTATCTCTATTATTCGCACTCGACGTGGGGCAGTCAGGACAACCCGGGGATCGGAGTCGCGACCGCCGACCACCCCGAGGGCCCCTTTACCGACCACGGCCCGGTCTTCCGGAACGAGGACCTCTCGCAGACCAACTGCATCGACTCTGAGTTGGTCGTCCTGGATGGCACGCCGTACCTGATCTGGGGGAGTTTCTTCGGCATCTGGGGCGTCGAGTTGACGCCCGACGGGATGGACTACGTCCCCGGGACCGCCTGGCAGTTGGCGGGCGACAACCGTGAGGGCGCGATGCTCGTCCGTGAGAACGACTACTTCTACCTGTTTTGCTCGACGGGGCACTGCTGTGACGGGGTGGAGAGTACCTACGAAATCGAGGTCGGCCGGTCCGAATCGTTGTTCGGCCCGTATCGCACGCGTGACGGCCGCGATCTCCGAACGATTCACGACCACCACGCCGGCCAGGCCGTCCTCTCCCCGACCGAGGAGTTCGTCGGGACGGGTCACAACACGGCCATTCGGGACGCGGCGGGCGACTGGTGGATGCTGTATCACATCGAAGCGCTCGGAGACGATCCGGGGCGACGGCTGATGGTCGACCGGATTCGGTTCGACGACGCGGACTGGCCGGTCGTCGGCTGTGACGGCCAGCCCTGTCGGGAGCATCCGCGTCCGACGGTCGATTCCGCGCCGACGGGCCCCGATCCGATCGACGGGACCGTCCCGCGAGACCTGGACGGCGACGGCCGATACGAGGACCTCTCGGGCGACGAGACGCTGAACTTCCCGGACGTGAATCGGCTGTTTCAGAACATCGAGTCGGCGTCCGTCCAGGACCACGCCGACGCGTACGACTTCTCGGGCGACGGGACGGTCGACGCCCAGGACGTGCTCGCGCTGTTCGAGTCGGTCTGA
- a CDS encoding TrmB family transcriptional regulator sugar-binding domain-containing protein has product MADELRRELKRWGFSEAEIDVYVAVLDLNEARVSDVADRAEVTSRHVYRIVERLERRGLVDVNDHLQPTVIQASPPDHVETVMSKSHDKILDRIESQYAKPSDPIGNVDVLNHRPAVVDRCRSMITSATEWLILVARRDLLEDLAPELREAVDRGVLVLVVTEDGADIEGRPLGEIASVVRVWEDLATWDEAGLGVDYFQALYVIPNAAGASAGSYSPAIYLEQRNMAPRVIGSLLGNEWRLGTEIAVPDAVELPHTFEVFPWALVHATLHRREGTPLTATVEGTSTDTGRTETLTGDVVDVSQGMIEPGEKRFSLERVLVLDTGDREVTIASPGASVEDYVARSVTLEHRDE; this is encoded by the coding sequence ATGGCGGACGAGCTCCGGCGGGAGCTGAAACGGTGGGGGTTCTCCGAGGCGGAGATCGACGTCTACGTCGCCGTTTTGGATCTCAACGAGGCGCGCGTGTCTGACGTAGCCGATCGAGCAGAGGTCACGTCGAGACACGTCTATCGCATCGTCGAGCGACTGGAGCGGCGCGGTCTGGTCGACGTGAACGATCACCTCCAGCCGACGGTGATCCAGGCGTCGCCACCGGACCACGTCGAGACCGTGATGTCGAAAAGCCACGACAAGATCCTCGACCGGATCGAGAGCCAGTACGCCAAACCCAGCGATCCGATCGGGAACGTCGACGTGCTCAACCACCGCCCGGCGGTCGTCGATCGCTGCCGGTCGATGATCACCAGTGCGACCGAGTGGCTCATCCTCGTCGCGCGGCGGGACTTGCTGGAAGACCTCGCGCCCGAACTCCGCGAGGCGGTCGACCGCGGCGTCCTCGTCTTGGTCGTCACCGAAGACGGCGCGGACATCGAGGGCCGCCCGCTCGGTGAGATCGCCAGCGTCGTCCGGGTCTGGGAGGACCTCGCGACGTGGGACGAGGCGGGCCTGGGTGTCGATTACTTCCAGGCGCTCTATGTCATCCCGAACGCCGCCGGCGCATCCGCGGGATCGTACAGCCCGGCGATCTATCTCGAACAGCGGAACATGGCCCCCCGGGTCATCGGGTCGCTGTTGGGCAACGAGTGGCGTCTCGGCACCGAAATCGCCGTTCCCGATGCCGTCGAACTCCCTCACACCTTCGAGGTGTTCCCGTGGGCGCTGGTCCACGCGACACTCCACCGGCGAGAGGGCACCCCGCTCACGGCGACCGTCGAGGGGACCTCGACGGACACCGGGCGGACGGAGACGCTGACTGGCGATGTCGTCGACGTGTCCCAGGGCATGATCGAACCGGGCGAGAAACGGTTCTCCCTCGAACGCGTGCTCGTGCTCGATACCGGCGACAGGGAGGTCACGATCGCGAGTCCCGGCGCGAGCGTCGAGGACTACGTCGCCCGGTCGGTCACACTCGAACACCGCGACGAGTGA
- a CDS encoding Cdc6/Cdc18 family protein, producing MASASSDRVFTDRSLLDPDTIPAVFEHRDAERDALRTVLSPALWGSGPATALITGPPGAGKRTTVAVVTARTDTPGDRPAPRLVPVACTGEATAYDLAITTTNTLAGEDVLAASGYTREAAFGRLRDRIVDAAAPPVVRLDGVERLDPAELEGFLGGLCDESAACGVVAVADDRESLPRGVRERFHGAIDVAPYDTATERAILSDRAERAFTDGACPAATVERALDRADRGLRDALRLLDSAGDRVASAGRETVAPDDVDAADRTLREQRLRDRIDDRSRHERLTLAAVLDGDGAQRFADLYANYCDRCAAADVDPNRERSVHNYLDALVTSGLLTAERRRSPAAGTHFAYQAAVDRTVLRQSLVAVDDAVSRSERQ from the coding sequence ATGGCGTCCGCATCGTCGGATCGGGTGTTCACCGATCGGTCACTGCTGGATCCGGACACGATTCCGGCGGTCTTCGAGCATCGCGATGCGGAGCGTGACGCGCTCCGGACGGTCCTCTCGCCCGCGCTGTGGGGGTCCGGCCCGGCGACGGCACTGATCACCGGTCCGCCGGGCGCGGGCAAGCGCACCACGGTCGCGGTCGTCACCGCCCGGACCGACACCCCCGGCGATCGGCCCGCGCCGCGACTCGTCCCCGTCGCGTGTACGGGAGAGGCGACGGCCTACGACCTCGCGATCACCACGACGAACACGCTCGCCGGCGAGGACGTTCTCGCCGCGAGTGGGTACACGCGCGAAGCGGCGTTCGGTCGGCTGCGCGACCGGATCGTCGACGCTGCGGCCCCGCCCGTCGTCCGACTCGACGGCGTCGAGCGACTCGACCCCGCCGAACTGGAGGGGTTTCTCGGCGGGCTGTGCGACGAATCGGCCGCCTGTGGAGTGGTCGCCGTCGCTGACGACCGCGAAAGCCTCCCGCGTGGCGTGCGAGAGCGGTTTCACGGCGCGATCGACGTCGCGCCCTACGACACGGCGACCGAACGGGCGATCCTCAGCGACCGTGCCGAGCGGGCGTTCACGGACGGGGCCTGTCCGGCCGCGACCGTCGAGCGAGCGCTCGACCGCGCCGACCGCGGACTCCGGGACGCGCTTCGACTGCTCGACAGTGCTGGTGACCGGGTCGCGTCCGCAGGCCGCGAGACGGTCGCCCCCGACGACGTCGACGCCGCCGACCGCACCCTCCGCGAGCAACGCCTGCGCGACCGGATCGACGACCGATCGCGCCACGAGCGACTCACGCTGGCGGCCGTACTCGACGGCGATGGAGCCCAGCGGTTCGCGGACCTGTACGCGAACTATTGCGATCGATGTGCGGCCGCCGACGTCGACCCCAACCGCGAGCGGTCGGTCCACAACTACCTCGACGCGCTCGTCACCAGCGGCCTGCTGACAGCCGAGCGTCGCCGCTCACCGGCGGCTGGCACGCACTTCGCCTATCAGGCGGCCGTCGACCGCACCGTCCTCCGGCAGTCGCTCGTCGCCGTCGACGACGCAGTCAGTAGATCCGAACGCCAGTGA
- a CDS encoding glycoside hydrolase family 16 protein, translating into MTDDNTDRRTVSTRDRTRRSFLSTVGAGVVGGLAAMGAARAVPDDAPAIDAPGDQSWQMVWRDEFDGSIDDAWTHETGGGCGENRRHKSTCPWGNEEEQYYTAGDNAFVEDGSLVIEAREETAPNGVNEYTSGRLKTQGAHTMQYGRLDVRATFPEGQGLWPAIWMLGGYGWPDDGEIDVAEFLGHNTDTIHATVHGPGYSGADGINTSHTDAGTDFSQSAHTYSIVWQPDRIDWYVDGTHFHDVTRSEVEDAGNQWVFDHEFFFLLNVAVGGSWPGYPDASTEFPQRMTVDYVRQFEAVESTPTTTTTEEPTTTPTPEVDPIDGRVPQDLDGDGLYEDVSGNDKLDFPDVNALFQHTDSPAVQDHVDAYDFSGDGVVDSQDVLALFESV; encoded by the coding sequence ATGACCGACGACAACACCGATCGACGCACAGTATCGACCCGTGACCGAACTCGCCGGAGCTTCCTCTCGACGGTCGGGGCGGGCGTGGTCGGCGGCCTCGCCGCCATGGGTGCCGCACGGGCGGTCCCGGACGATGCGCCCGCGATCGACGCCCCCGGCGATCAGTCCTGGCAGATGGTCTGGCGCGACGAGTTCGACGGATCGATCGACGACGCCTGGACACACGAGACCGGCGGTGGCTGTGGTGAAAACCGACGCCACAAGAGCACCTGTCCGTGGGGCAACGAGGAAGAACAGTACTACACGGCGGGTGACAACGCCTTCGTCGAGGACGGATCACTCGTCATCGAGGCCCGCGAGGAGACCGCCCCGAACGGGGTCAACGAGTACACCTCCGGTCGTCTGAAGACTCAGGGCGCACACACGATGCAGTACGGGCGCCTGGACGTCCGCGCGACCTTTCCCGAGGGCCAGGGGCTCTGGCCGGCGATCTGGATGCTCGGCGGCTACGGCTGGCCCGACGACGGCGAGATCGACGTCGCGGAGTTTCTCGGTCACAATACAGACACGATCCACGCGACCGTCCACGGCCCCGGCTACTCGGGCGCCGACGGGATCAACACCTCCCACACCGACGCCGGGACGGACTTCTCGCAGTCGGCGCACACCTACTCGATCGTCTGGCAGCCAGACCGGATCGACTGGTACGTCGACGGCACCCACTTCCACGACGTCACCCGTTCGGAGGTCGAGGATGCAGGCAACCAGTGGGTGTTCGATCACGAGTTTTTCTTCCTGCTCAACGTCGCCGTCGGCGGCAGTTGGCCGGGCTACCCCGACGCCTCCACGGAGTTCCCACAGCGGATGACCGTCGACTACGTCCGCCAGTTCGAGGCCGTCGAGTCGACGCCGACGACGACCACGACCGAGGAGCCGACCACGACGCCGACCCCCGAGGTCGACCCGATCGACGGTCGCGTCCCGCAGGACCTCGACGGTGACGGCCTGTACGAGGACGTCTCGGGCAACGACAAACTCGACTTCCCCGACGTGAACGCGTTGTTCCAGCACACCGACTCGCCGGCGGTCCAGGACCACGTCGACGCGTACGACTTCTCGGGTGACGGCGTGGTCGACTCCCAGGACGTGCTCGCGCTGTTCGAGTCGGTCTGA
- a CDS encoding endo-1,4-beta-xylanase, whose product MTETPDTHADAGGAAEGTERLTDLDVDRRSFVKSAGVAGGATLLGASATPASAETHWKDRRDPDWEQLADQRIAENQTSDLEVVVEDPEGRPIPNADVSVEMTEHDYGFGTAVNARVWDQYSDGDQYRQVIPELFNTAVLENGHKWKFWEDNTDRADRCTEWLVDHDLYVRGHVCVWGRTGVGAIPNDVQTAIDNGDAETIKQRSTEHIEEIITHYEGQVDEWEIVNEAMHHFAMQKAIYGDQIDSEEPWTGDVLPWTSDQLTDWYETAQNVAGEDIDIGVNDFNTLEGQWPYTEGRYQSQIESLIDDGIDIDMIGFQSHVGARSSNPGENNSDPDGRLTYSEINERLSNFTDYDADLKITEFDMYNGSDWNGQDERADLMYTWMKTAYGHPNVTDFIIWGFWDGRHWENEAPFFQDDWSEKPALDVWKNLVFDEWWTSESGTADGSGVFVTSAYLGSHEITATADGESSTTSVEVTDSSGTTQVTVTVDAEGSVDPTPEGPDWPEGATDPDDDGLYEDLSGDGELNFPDVNTLFQNTDSTVAQDNTQYYDFDGDGDLDSQDVLALFESV is encoded by the coding sequence ATGACTGAGACACCCGATACTCACGCGGACGCGGGCGGCGCGGCGGAGGGCACCGAGCGACTGACAGACCTCGACGTCGACCGGCGATCGTTCGTCAAATCGGCGGGCGTCGCGGGTGGGGCGACGCTGCTGGGCGCGTCGGCAACGCCGGCGAGCGCCGAGACTCACTGGAAGGACCGGCGTGACCCCGACTGGGAACAACTGGCCGACCAGCGGATTGCCGAGAACCAGACCAGCGACCTCGAAGTCGTCGTCGAGGACCCCGAGGGGCGACCGATCCCGAACGCCGACGTCTCGGTCGAGATGACCGAGCACGACTACGGGTTCGGGACGGCGGTCAACGCCCGTGTCTGGGACCAGTACAGCGACGGGGACCAGTACCGGCAGGTCATCCCCGAACTGTTCAACACCGCGGTGCTGGAGAACGGCCACAAGTGGAAGTTCTGGGAGGACAACACCGACCGTGCCGACCGGTGTACGGAGTGGCTGGTCGACCACGACCTGTACGTCCGTGGCCACGTCTGTGTCTGGGGCCGGACCGGCGTCGGAGCCATCCCCAACGACGTCCAGACGGCGATCGACAACGGCGACGCCGAGACGATCAAACAGCGCTCGACCGAGCACATCGAAGAGATCATCACCCACTACGAGGGCCAGGTCGACGAGTGGGAAATTGTAAACGAGGCGATGCATCACTTCGCGATGCAGAAGGCGATCTACGGCGACCAGATCGACTCCGAAGAGCCCTGGACCGGCGACGTGCTCCCGTGGACGTCAGATCAACTCACCGACTGGTACGAGACGGCCCAGAACGTCGCCGGTGAGGACATCGATATCGGGGTGAACGACTTCAACACCCTCGAAGGCCAGTGGCCGTACACCGAGGGCCGATATCAGAGCCAGATCGAGTCGCTGATCGACGACGGCATCGATATCGACATGATCGGGTTCCAGAGCCACGTGGGGGCGCGGAGTTCTAACCCCGGCGAGAACAACAGTGATCCGGACGGTCGGCTGACTTACAGCGAGATCAACGAGCGCCTCTCGAATTTCACCGACTACGACGCCGACCTGAAGATCACCGAGTTCGACATGTACAACGGCAGCGACTGGAACGGCCAGGACGAACGCGCCGATCTGATGTACACCTGGATGAAGACGGCGTACGGTCACCCCAACGTGACCGACTTCATCATCTGGGGGTTCTGGGACGGTCGCCACTGGGAGAACGAGGCGCCGTTCTTCCAGGACGACTGGTCCGAAAAGCCCGCGCTCGACGTCTGGAAGAACCTCGTCTTCGACGAGTGGTGGACCAGCGAGTCCGGCACCGCCGACGGGTCGGGCGTGTTCGTGACGAGTGCCTACCTGGGAAGTCACGAGATCACCGCCACGGCGGACGGCGAGTCGAGTACGACGAGCGTCGAGGTCACCGATTCGAGCGGGACGACGCAGGTCACGGTCACCGTCGACGCCGAAGGGTCGGTCGATCCGACGCCCGAGGGCCCCGACTGGCCCGAGGGCGCGACCGACCCCGACGACGACGGCCTGTACGAGGACCTCTCGGGCGACGGTGAACTGAACTTCCCCGACGTGAACACGCTGTTCCAGAACACCGATTCGACGGTGGCCCAGGACAACACCCAGTACTACGACTTCGACGGCGACGGCGACCTCGACTCCCAGGACGTCCTGGCGCTGTTCGAGTCGGTCTGA
- a CDS encoding PAS domain-containing sensor histidine kinase, translating into MTGGTDRVTVLTVGTFGDPVTPPGRVVEEMAALDVRAVGEFETVQGAADGDAVVLAGPHVERAVDLRARAPDLPIVLVGEAAAMPADLLDEPSIRAVRDDGTDRTARIVAHHLRELTASHRAATVDIASIPVPAFVYDGGFRAVNAAFSDCVGRSAAALIDAPVSSVFDQRATDLASAATDSRPLSVTLPAEESAPSRLLWVGRDGERLVGALGAPTGADRGTHPSVSMFDSLLDQMPLSIYVKDRQGRHVAVSHALVGGMADDTSTIDAPDGTIHHVPADVIGKTDFDLYPDANAERFRETDERVVETGEPVIERENVRLTADEQRFAVTDLKVPWYRDGEIAGVIGIAIDDTDSWRAKRRAAIQADVLETVETILRTDLASRLGGDDPDDRPAIRAAVADLRTLLQTRQLPDAAAATDLADRARAVWTGGGDRSPDEDRVSPGADSTLDVVDSAVIDAHPGLLETLLAELFENASTYAGPAPTVRIGTIDEGFFVADDGPGIPPGRRSEVLQYGRSERDDRLGSGLAVVAAIARAHGWTLTIGDGPSGGARVTFTGVRIY; encoded by the coding sequence ATGACCGGTGGCACAGACCGAGTGACGGTCCTCACGGTCGGCACGTTCGGTGATCCCGTCACACCACCCGGCCGTGTCGTCGAGGAGATGGCCGCACTCGACGTGCGGGCGGTCGGGGAGTTCGAGACCGTTCAGGGGGCCGCCGACGGCGACGCGGTCGTGCTCGCCGGCCCACACGTCGAGCGTGCCGTCGACCTCCGGGCCCGAGCACCCGATCTCCCGATCGTCCTGGTGGGCGAGGCGGCAGCGATGCCCGCCGACCTGCTCGACGAGCCGTCGATCCGGGCGGTTCGGGACGACGGTACCGATCGCACGGCCCGCATCGTCGCACACCACCTGCGTGAACTCACCGCGTCCCACCGGGCGGCGACGGTCGATATCGCGTCGATCCCGGTGCCCGCGTTCGTCTACGACGGCGGATTCCGCGCGGTCAACGCGGCTTTTTCCGACTGCGTGGGCCGGTCGGCCGCGGCGCTGATCGACGCGCCGGTGTCGAGTGTGTTCGACCAGCGCGCGACGGACCTCGCGAGCGCGGCGACCGATAGTCGCCCGCTGTCGGTGACGCTGCCCGCCGAGGAGTCCGCTCCGTCCCGCTTGCTGTGGGTCGGACGCGACGGTGAGCGTCTCGTCGGCGCGCTCGGCGCTCCGACCGGGGCCGACCGTGGCACACACCCGTCGGTGTCGATGTTCGACTCGCTGCTCGATCAGATGCCGCTGTCAATCTACGTCAAGGACCGACAGGGCCGACACGTCGCCGTCAGCCACGCGCTGGTCGGTGGGATGGCCGACGACACGTCGACGATCGACGCGCCCGACGGGACGATCCACCACGTCCCTGCCGACGTGATCGGTAAGACCGACTTCGATCTGTACCCCGACGCCAACGCCGAGCGGTTCCGCGAGACCGACGAGCGTGTCGTCGAGACCGGCGAGCCGGTGATCGAGCGCGAGAACGTCCGTCTGACGGCCGACGAGCAGCGGTTCGCCGTCACCGACCTCAAGGTGCCGTGGTACCGCGACGGCGAGATCGCGGGCGTGATCGGCATCGCCATCGACGACACCGATAGCTGGCGGGCCAAGCGACGGGCCGCGATCCAGGCCGACGTCCTGGAGACCGTCGAGACGATCCTCCGCACCGACCTGGCCTCGCGACTCGGGGGCGATGACCCGGACGACCGACCGGCGATTCGGGCGGCCGTGGCGGACCTCCGGACGCTGCTCCAGACACGCCAGTTGCCCGACGCCGCCGCGGCGACCGACCTCGCTGACCGGGCGCGAGCGGTCTGGACGGGCGGGGGCGATCGGAGCCCGGACGAGGACCGCGTCAGTCCGGGAGCAGACTCGACGCTCGACGTGGTGGACTCGGCGGTGATCGACGCCCATCCAGGCCTGCTCGAAACGCTGCTCGCGGAACTGTTCGAGAACGCGTCCACGTACGCCGGGCCCGCCCCGACCGTTCGAATCGGGACGATCGACGAGGGGTTTTTCGTCGCTGACGACGGCCCCGGCATCCCCCCGGGGCGTCGCTCGGAGGTCCTCCAGTACGGCAGGTCCGAGCGCGACGACCGCCTGGGGTCGGGGCTGGCGGTCGTCGCGGCGATCGCCCGCGCTCACGGCTGGACGCTGACGATCGGTGACGGCCCGAGCGGTGGCGCCCGAGTGACGTTCACTGGCGTTCGGATCTACTGA
- a CDS encoding polysaccharide lyase: MSGRNQLMARPTRPRLHGHATPTRRAVLAALGVGVLGAGLPASVRSDDPVVLHRDFEDRPVGDWTVDESQWDGLNPWSVDTTYVDVVREDGATMLDTQYPAGEAGNGNGGVDMMVPLGRHYDELYLGYRVRFGAGFEFSNAGGKLPGLIGSADGVYAVTGGDDPDGTNGWSARMMWRDPIDEDPDRGLAMFYVYHPDQPGEYGENMHWDDGGEQVYFERDRTHEIEHHVVMNTPGEHDGVLEGWFDGEKVFERRDLRFWDVPDRGINRFYFSSFFGGGNTPKWAHSRDEHIYYDEFVISEAPIWNGPDRSTTTPETTTDPTPDLDPIEGETPRDLDGDGLHEDIDGDGKVAFPDVNRLFQHTESAAVQDHVEAYDVSGDGVVDLQDVLALFESI; encoded by the coding sequence GTGAGCGGTCGAAACCAACTCATGGCCCGACCGACCAGACCACGACTGCACGGACACGCGACGCCCACCCGGCGAGCGGTGCTGGCCGCGCTCGGGGTCGGCGTCCTCGGTGCGGGCCTTCCGGCGTCGGTCCGGAGCGACGATCCCGTCGTGCTCCACCGTGATTTCGAGGACCGTCCGGTGGGCGACTGGACGGTCGACGAGTCCCAGTGGGACGGCCTGAACCCCTGGAGTGTCGATACCACCTACGTCGACGTCGTCCGCGAGGACGGCGCGACGATGCTCGACACCCAGTATCCCGCGGGCGAGGCCGGGAACGGCAATGGCGGCGTCGACATGATGGTCCCGCTCGGCCGTCACTACGACGAACTGTATCTGGGCTACCGCGTCCGGTTCGGCGCGGGCTTCGAGTTCTCGAACGCGGGCGGGAAACTCCCCGGTCTGATCGGGTCGGCCGACGGCGTGTATGCGGTCACGGGCGGTGACGACCCCGACGGGACGAACGGCTGGTCTGCCCGGATGATGTGGCGCGACCCGATCGACGAGGACCCGGACCGTGGGCTCGCGATGTTCTACGTCTATCACCCCGATCAACCCGGCGAGTACGGCGAGAACATGCACTGGGACGACGGCGGTGAGCAGGTCTACTTCGAGCGTGATCGCACCCACGAGATCGAACACCACGTCGTGATGAACACGCCCGGCGAACACGACGGCGTCCTCGAAGGCTGGTTCGACGGCGAGAAGGTCTTCGAGCGGCGCGATCTCCGCTTCTGGGACGTCCCCGACCGGGGGATCAACCGATTCTATTTCTCCTCGTTTTTCGGCGGCGGGAACACGCCGAAGTGGGCGCACTCCCGGGACGAACACATCTACTACGACGAGTTCGTGATCTCCGAGGCGCCGATCTGGAACGGGCCCGATCGGTCGACCACGACTCCGGAGACGACGACCGACCCGACCCCGGATCTCGACCCGATCGAGGGCGAGACGCCGCGCGATCTCGACGGCGATGGCCTCCACGAGGACATCGACGGCGACGGCAAAGTTGCGTTCCCCGACGTGAACCGCCTGTTCCAGCACACCGAGTCGGCGGCGGTCCAGGACCACGTCGAGGCGTACGACGTCTCGGGTGACGGCGTGGTCGACCTCCAGGACGTGCTCGCGCTGTTCGAGTCGATCTGA